One genomic segment of Nonomuraea coxensis DSM 45129 includes these proteins:
- a CDS encoding SigE family RNA polymerase sigma factor: MHPDQQRDFTEFVITRSDRLIRLAYLLTGDQHAAEDLLQTALAKTAGHWRRIRDSPEAYVRKVMYHEQAGRWRSPRWGREQPVLSPPDRAAGDRTDEVETRLTLAQALRTLPPRKRAVLVLRYYEDLPESEVARIMGCSVGTVRSQTHQAVARLRELIGETITLEA; encoded by the coding sequence TTGCACCCCGATCAACAGCGCGACTTCACCGAGTTCGTCATCACCCGTTCCGACCGGCTGATCAGGCTCGCGTACCTCCTGACCGGCGACCAGCACGCCGCCGAGGACCTGCTCCAGACCGCGCTCGCCAAGACCGCCGGGCACTGGCGGCGGATCCGCGACAGCCCGGAGGCGTACGTGCGCAAGGTCATGTACCACGAACAGGCCGGCCGCTGGCGAAGCCCGCGCTGGGGACGCGAGCAGCCGGTCCTGTCACCGCCCGACCGGGCCGCCGGCGACCGGACCGACGAGGTCGAGACCCGGCTCACCCTGGCCCAGGCGCTCCGGACCCTGCCGCCGCGCAAGAGAGCGGTCCTGGTGCTGCGTTACTACGAGGACCTCCCGGAGTCGGAGGTCGCCAGGATCATGGGCTGCTCGGTGGGGACCGTACGCAGCCAGACCCACCAAGCCGTCGCCCGGTTGCGCGAGCTGATCGGCGAGACCATCACCCTGGAGGCCTGA